TGAAATCTGCTACTCTCTACCCGCATTCCGTGCATCGGCTCCGTGCCGCTTGCGGGATGCGGGGCAGAGTGTTCAGTGGGGTGGGGCATGGACGAGCGCGCAAGCGAGATCGCGGAGGGCCGGTCGGCCTGGGTGAAGCCGCTTTTGCAGGGCGATGCCGCCGGGCGGGTCAAGGCCCGGCTCAAAAATCCGAGCGATCACGTTCCCGCCGAAATCGGCGGCATTGCCCTTTCCAATGCAGGCCGTGAAATCTATGCTTGGTGGCTCGAGGCGCGCGGCGACAAGCCGATGCCCTCCGTCGCCGATGTCGATCTGCGCGCGCTGGTCGAGCTTCTTCCCTATATCCGCTATCTGAGCTGGGAGGACGAGAAGCGTCTCGTCTTCCGCATCTATGGCAGCGCCCTTGTCGAGGGCAGCGGCTTCGACCTCACCGGCCATAATATATTCGGACCCGAACACGCGCAGGTCGCCACCGACCGCGCACGGCTGCAGGCGCTTCATGCGCAGCCCTGCGGCTTGCTGATGATCCGCGATGTCTATGACAGGCGCGGCATGTCCTATCCGTGCGAATTCATGACGCTGCCGATCGCGCCCGACGCGGATGGCAAGGCGCGCGTCATCGGTACGGTCATCCCCTGCGAGCTGGTCAGCGAGTGGGCCGTCGATGTCGTGCTCGACCGCATCCTGACACTGCGCCGCGCCGTCTTCATCGATACGGGATCGGGCGTTCCTCCCGCCTCGCTCGGCCTCGGCGTCTGATATGGAAGCCGGCGACGCGCGCTTTTCTTCGATACCGGGCATCGCATTCCGGCTTATGCGGCCAGGCTCGGTCTCTAGGGCGCCGTCATCTTCGAGATGAAATCCGTTATGGCATCGGCAAGGCCGGGCGCGAGCGGCGCGCCGGGATCGGAATAGAAGCGGATATTCTCCGCGCGGTCGGCCGGCGCGATCTTCAGCACATGGTTCATCTCCTCGATGGCGAGGAGCGTCGCATCCGGCCTTGCGGCGGCAAGCGCGTCGGCATCGGCCTGGCGCACCTGCAGATCATGCGTGCCGCGGATCAGGAGCACCGGCATCGACAGTTTCGCGAGTTCGGCGGCGGGATCGTATTTGAACCAGGAGATCAGATAGGGCTGCACGCTTGGCCGGTACAGCGCGTCGAGCTGGCCCGGCACTTCTTCATGCGTCTCGCCGCGTTCGAGCTTGGCGAGAATGGTGTCGGAGGCCTGCCGCAATTGCGGTTCCATATTGCCGGTGGCGACCTGTTCGCGGAGGACATCCGGCGCCGGTCGTCCGATGGCGGCGATCAGCACCAGCCCGGCAACCGGTTTTTTCTGCGCGGCGAGCGTCGCCAGCAGCGCGCCTTCGCTATGGCCGATCAGATAAAGACGCCGGATACGCGGTTCCTTGTCGAGAAATTCAAGCCATTGCACCGCGTCATCGACATAGGTTTCGGCGCGAAGATCTTCCTCCTTCGGTGCGGCCTGCGCGCTCGCGCCGACGCCGCGCTTGTCGATGCGGAGCGAGGCGATGCCGGCGTCGCCAAGGCTGCGGGCAAGCAGGCGAAGGCTGTTGTTGTTGCCTTCGGGAAAATTGCCGTTGCGGTCGGTGGGGCCGGAGCCCGGCAGGATCAGCGCCGCGTCAACGGGCCCGTCGCCTTCGGGAAGCGTCAGCGTGCCATGAAGCGGCGCGAGCCCGCCATCCACCGTCACCTCGCGTTCGCTCCAGGGTTCCGCCATGGCGTCGGCCGCGAAGGCGAGGGCGAAGAGAAGCGCGAGGGGGAGGATTTTCATGGCTTCAGTTTTTCCCATCCAGGATAAGGACCGTCGAAATGCGGCGCCTCATCGATATCGCCCGCCCATGTCGCTTTTGAGGCGGCGTGCTCGACGGCAATGACACGCAGAGGCGCATCATCCGCCAATGCGTTCGCCGCAAGGATGATCGTTTCGTCCGGTTCGGTGAGGTTCGCGCCGGTCATTGCCGTGCCGCACTGCCTGCAGAAGGCGCGTTCGAGGGTGGGCGATGAGCGATAGGTGCTCAAATGCTCCGCGCCCTCCCATGTCACTTCATCGCGCAACGCGACGAAGAAGGCGCCGAAGGCACCCCCCGCCGCCTTGCGGCACATCGAACAGTGACAGACGACAATTCCGCTGCCGCGCTTCGCCGCGAAGCGTACCGCGCCGCAAAGACAGGAACCCCTGATCACGGGATCAGCACGCTGGCGCCGGTCGTCTTCCGTCCCTCGAGGTCGAGATGCGCGCGGGCGGCTTCGGCGAGCGAGTAGCGCTGGTTGACGCCGATCTTCACCGCGCCCGATTTCACCACCGCGAAAAGGTCGTCGGCCATCTCCTGGAACGCCGTCGACGATTTCGCGGCGTAGTGAAACATGGTCGGCCGCGTCACATAGAGCGAGCCCTTCTGCGCGAGAATGCCGAGGTTCACATCCGTCACCGGGCCGGATGCATTGCCGAAGGAGACGAGAAGTCCGAGCGGCGCAAGACTGTCGAGCGAGCCGATGAAGGTCGCCTTGCCGACTCCGTCATAGACGACCGGCACTTTCTTGCCGCCGGTGATTTCCTTCACCCGCTCGGCGACATCTTCCTTCGTGTAGTCGATCACATGATCGCAGCCATTGGCCCGCGCGATCGCCGCCTTTTCGTCGGAACTCGTGGTGCCGATCACGGTGGCGCCGAGATGTTTCGCCCATTGGCAGGCGATGAGGCCGACGCCGCCCGCTGCCGCATGCCAGAGGATCGTCTGGCCCTTCTCGACCTTGAAGGTCTGGCGCAGCAGGAATTGCGCGGTCAGACCCTTCAGCATCATCGAGGCCGCTTCCTCGTCGCTGACGCCGTCCGGAATTTTCGCCGCGCTCGCCGCCGCTACATTATGCGCTTCGGCGTAAGCCCCGACGGGCCCGGAGGCATAGGCGACGCGGTCGCCCTTCGCGAATTGCGTCACGCCCTCGCCGACC
Above is a window of Parvibaculum lavamentivorans DS-1 DNA encoding:
- a CDS encoding alpha/beta hydrolase; the protein is MKILPLALLFALAFAADAMAEPWSEREVTVDGGLAPLHGTLTLPEGDGPVDAALILPGSGPTDRNGNFPEGNNNSLRLLARSLGDAGIASLRIDKRGVGASAQAAPKEEDLRAETYVDDAVQWLEFLDKEPRIRRLYLIGHSEGALLATLAAQKKPVAGLVLIAAIGRPAPDVLREQVATGNMEPQLRQASDTILAKLERGETHEEVPGQLDALYRPSVQPYLISWFKYDPAAELAKLSMPVLLIRGTHDLQVRQADADALAAARPDATLLAIEEMNHVLKIAPADRAENIRFYSDPGAPLAPGLADAITDFISKMTAP
- a CDS encoding PAS domain-containing protein yields the protein MDERASEIAEGRSAWVKPLLQGDAAGRVKARLKNPSDHVPAEIGGIALSNAGREIYAWWLEARGDKPMPSVADVDLRALVELLPYIRYLSWEDEKRLVFRIYGSALVEGSGFDLTGHNIFGPEHAQVATDRARLQALHAQPCGLLMIRDVYDRRGMSYPCEFMTLPIAPDADGKARVIGTVIPCELVSEWAVDVVLDRILTLRRAVFIDTGSGVPPASLGLGV
- a CDS encoding GFA family protein: MIRGSCLCGAVRFAAKRGSGIVVCHCSMCRKAAGGAFGAFFVALRDEVTWEGAEHLSTYRSSPTLERAFCRQCGTAMTGANLTEPDETIILAANALADDAPLRVIAVEHAASKATWAGDIDEAPHFDGPYPGWEKLKP
- a CDS encoding quinone oxidoreductase family protein, with product MTRIKAIRIDRNGGPETMSLKEVDLGAPKPGEVTVRAKAIGVNFIDTYHRSGLYPVGLPSGLGMEAAGVVEAVGEGVTQFAKGDRVAYASGPVGAYAEAHNVAAASAAKIPDGVSDEEAASMMLKGLTAQFLLRQTFKVEKGQTILWHAAAGGVGLIACQWAKHLGATVIGTTSSDEKAAIARANGCDHVIDYTKEDVAERVKEITGGKKVPVVYDGVGKATFIGSLDSLAPLGLLVSFGNASGPVTDVNLGILAQKGSLYVTRPTMFHYAAKSSTAFQEMADDLFAVVKSGAVKIGVNQRYSLAEAARAHLDLEGRKTTGASVLIP